From a region of the Eretmochelys imbricata isolate rEreImb1 chromosome 6, rEreImb1.hap1, whole genome shotgun sequence genome:
- the LOC144266342 gene encoding olfactory receptor 8U9-like — translation MEEGNHSEATEFILSGLTDHPELQVPLFGVFLLIYGITLVGNGGMILLITIDPRLHTPMYFFLRNLSFCDLCLSSIIFPKMFLNFLAERKSISYTACAVQMFLSIAFGDVECLLLAVMAYDRYVAICNPLLYTVTLSRHLCKQLVAGVYVVGVVDSMIYTCCTFRLSFCSSNIINHFFCDVLPLLALSCSDTRINEIVMFASMCCIQVISFLTVLLSYVYITSTILQIRSAEGRHKAFSTCTFHLTAVVLFYGTLLFMYLRPTSSYSTDTDKVASVFYTLVIPMLNPLIYSLRNMEVKDALRKAMNKLQTNS, via the coding sequence atggaagagggaaatCATTCGGAGGcgactgagttcattctctcaggactgacagatcatCCAGAGCTGCAGGTTCCCCTGTTTGGGGTTTTCTtactgatttatggtatcaccctGGTAGGAaatggggggatgatcttgttaatcacaATTGATCCCCGACtacacacccccatgtactttttcctcaggaatttgtctttctgtgacctctgcctttCCTCGATAATTTTCCCTAAGATGTTTCTGAATTTCTTAGCcgagaggaaaagcatttcttacaCTGCCTGCGCTGTGCAAATGTTTCTCTCTATCGCTTTTGGAGATgttgagtgcctcttgctggctgtgatggcgtatgaccgttatgtggccatctgtaacccgctgctctATACGGTCACCTTATCCAGGCAcctttgtaaacagctggtggctggggtgtaTGTTGTGGGAGTGGTGGATTCAATGATATACACGTGTTGTACATttcggctgtcattctgcagctccaacatcatcaatcatttcttctgtgatgtcCTCCCACTGTTGGCtctctcctgttctgacacccgcatcaatgagattgtgatgtTTGCTTCAATGTGCTGCATTCAAGTCATCAGCTTTctgactgtcctcctctcctatgtctatatcaccTCCACCATTCTGCAGATCCGCTCTGCCGAGGGCCgacacaaagccttctccacctgcactttccacttgaccgctgtggtcctgttttatggcaccctcctcttcatgtatttacgtcccacctccagctattccacGGATACAGACAAAGTGGCCTCAGTGTTTTACACActggtgatccccatgttgaaccctctcatctacagcctgaggaacatggaggtgaaggacgccctgaggaaagcaatgaataaactGCAAACAAATTCTTGA